One stretch of Thermococcus sp. M36 DNA includes these proteins:
- a CDS encoding phospholipase: protein MKRVVALVTALLVLGGLVSAWPTDGPTLDNLMNVHQRLTYKAIEAVYQDNPALGSILMQYKDQLLYGAYDEDWTGGSIDIGGKTYTIQSQYHFLDPMDHAELFTVALLGDPDTSAADMAQRLYEKAVQLWRQGDRAGAMYYLGRALHIIEDQSMLIGHQTPHLFEDLEQEKYVENAHDFVENEVSPTVADDILNNRVPLDLTPIKWWQIPQEKSRFIQGYDIYLTDNENGHMSLSNGVAWAYADLAAHNSWRYMLYATGRDINLWSEWGHLGSYFWTRTLRKGDWSVLKLEFKGASSITLVFKDIDMQNAYFKTLGYIEIYDKNWNLIARYDQDPNPFVDTSITVPGDTVYIYTHVDSTAWFDSDVDGWAIRNIEVHASFDVNSPSGFRTLDGREYSKVQWAVYETMQYDIRLLAGLMEKFFEDVGVTG, encoded by the coding sequence ATGAAGAGGGTCGTGGCACTGGTAACTGCTCTTTTGGTTCTGGGTGGCCTGGTCTCGGCCTGGCCGACTGATGGTCCAACTCTTGACAATCTGATGAATGTCCACCAGAGGCTGACCTACAAGGCGATCGAGGCTGTCTATCAGGACAACCCGGCTCTTGGAAGCATACTGATGCAGTACAAGGACCAGCTCCTCTATGGTGCGTACGACGAGGACTGGACCGGTGGGAGCATAGACATCGGGGGCAAGACGTACACCATACAGAGCCAGTACCACTTTCTTGATCCCATGGATCACGCCGAGCTGTTTACTGTGGCCCTCCTCGGGGATCCGGACACATCTGCGGCTGACATGGCTCAGAGGCTCTATGAGAAGGCGGTACAGCTCTGGAGGCAGGGAGACCGCGCCGGGGCAATGTATTACCTCGGCAGGGCGCTCCACATAATCGAGGATCAGTCCATGCTCATAGGCCACCAGACCCCGCACCTCTTCGAAGACCTTGAGCAGGAGAAGTACGTTGAGAACGCCCACGACTTCGTTGAGAACGAGGTTTCACCGACCGTTGCGGATGACATTCTGAACAACCGCGTCCCGCTCGACCTAACCCCCATAAAGTGGTGGCAGATACCTCAGGAAAAGTCCAGGTTTATCCAGGGCTACGACATATACCTCACGGACAACGAGAACGGGCATATGAGCCTCTCCAACGGCGTCGCCTGGGCGTACGCCGATCTCGCCGCTCATAATTCCTGGAGGTACATGCTATATGCCACAGGCAGGGACATCAACCTCTGGAGCGAGTGGGGCCACCTCGGAAGCTATTTCTGGACGAGAACCCTCAGAAAGGGCGACTGGAGCGTCCTCAAGCTTGAGTTCAAGGGTGCCAGCTCGATAACCCTGGTATTCAAGGACATCGACATGCAGAACGCCTACTTCAAGACCCTCGGCTACATCGAGATCTACGATAAGAACTGGAACCTCATCGCTCGCTATGACCAGGATCCGAACCCGTTCGTTGACACAAGCATTACCGTTCCGGGTGATACCGTTTACATCTACACCCACGTTGACAGCACTGCGTGGTTCGACAGCGACGTGGACGGCTGGGCTATAAGGAACATAGAGGTTCACGCCAGCTTCGACGTTAACTCACCGAGCGGTTTCAGAACCCTCGACGGCAGGGAGTATAGCAAGGTCCAGTGGGCGGTTTATGAGACCATGCAGTACGACATCAGACTGCTCGCTGGCCTGATGGAGAAGTTCTTCGAGGACGTTGGCGTTACTGGCTGA